The nucleotide window ACCAGACCTTCGAGGCGCTGACCCTCCTGCCCGGCGGCCGCACCCTGCTGGCCGGCATGGAGGGCTCCCTGTCCGGTGACACCCCCGGCGTCGTACGCCTCCAGAGCTGGCAGCGCCACGGCGGTCACGGCGGTCACGGCGGCCGGGACTTCCGGCTCGCCGCCCAGTACGGCTACCGCACCGACACCGGCCTCGGCCTCGTCGAGACCGCCGCGGCCCCCGACGGCCGCCTCCTCGTCCTGGAGCGCGGCTTCACCGCCGGGGTCGGCAACACGGTCCGCCTCTACCTGGCCGACCTCCGCCACGCCACGGACACCTCCCGCGTCGAGGCGCTGACCGGCCAGGACGGCGTACGCCTGGTCCGCAAGACCCTCCTCGCCGACCTCGTGGACTGCCCCTCCCTCGGCGCGACCGCCAAGCAGCCGCAGCCCAACCCGCTCCTCGACAACATCGAGGGCATGACCGTCACCGGCGGCAGCCGAGGCGCCCTGCGGGTCCTCCTCGTCAGCGACGACAACCAGGGCACCACCCAGACCACCCGCTTCTACTCCCTGCGCGTACGCCTCTGAAAT belongs to Streptomyces sp. V3I8 and includes:
- a CDS encoding esterase-like activity of phytase family protein; the encoded protein is MRLRSVLVTLAAGLAAATCVTAAGPATAHSGPAGSPRGGACSSAVSIESFSDALDKTTYEGTFVGNLSALAVDRDGALVALSDRSSLFTLDPRTLSPRSTVPLADESGAALDSEGLVVDRDGTRLVSSETEPSVRRYGRDGALLDRLPVPDALRVAPAGRATSNQTFEALTLLPGGRTLLAGMEGSLSGDTPGVVRLQSWQRHGGHGGHGGRDFRLAAQYGYRTDTGLGLVETAAAPDGRLLVLERGFTAGVGNTVRLYLADLRHATDTSRVEALTGQDGVRLVRKTLLADLVDCPSLGATAKQPQPNPLLDNIEGMTVTGGSRGALRVLLVSDDNQGTTQTTRFYSLRVRL